In a single window of the Antennarius striatus isolate MH-2024 chromosome 3, ASM4005453v1, whole genome shotgun sequence genome:
- the qsox2 gene encoding sulfhydryl oxidase 2 — translation MLQFWFKGAVVLWLVQACTGAAARLYTEEDPLVILSSTSLKPTVSNSTSAWLVQFYSSWCGHCIQYSSTWKALAQDVKDWQQAISVGVLDCAQEENLDVCKEYSIKFYPTFKYFRAHSPETDRGTTYTGADREIQSVRQLMINILQNHTKLNWPDPCPPLEPYSSAALLPLIGWKSDHYTAIIIEEPDSYVGREVILDLLQYSGLEVRRALSSDRPLLDALKITTFPSVYLLHPNATHTLLHVEKKLRFFFSCLLRTLPGVQRRLALDRSSVGQMETPQDKQSSEPWRDFDRSKVYTADLESALHYLLRVELATHNSLEGEELKIFKDFITLVSKLYPGGGSVVKLMETLSDWLLSLPLQRIPYQAVLDLVDNKMRISGVFLGAELRWVGCQGSRTGLRGYPCSLWTLFHILTVQHDAMPSALENTGLEGEAAPVLDVMRRYIRTFFGCVECGRHFEDAAASSMDKVQSREDQILWLWNQHNRVNARLAGTLSDDPLFPKSPWPSPSLCPSCHEEKNGVHAWNQENVLLFLRHHYGSSNLLPKYSLTAPPVPTPPPQPGPGPVNTRRPQKEYRGGGEGRRKEPLPETKKQPEPGLQAPKREAVEGGGVWILGLGFDSVDMSLCLVLYICSCLCLMLLFFFFKFRSRRWKQRYSRLHV, via the exons ATGCTCCAGTTCTGGTTCAAAGGGGCGGTCGTCCTCTGGCTCGTCCAAGCCTGCACGGGAGCCGCAGCCCGCTTGTACACGGAGGAAGATCCGCTGGTGATCCTGAGCAGCACCAGCCTGAAGCCCACCGTTAGTAACTCAACTTCGGCCTGGCTGGTCCAGTTCTATTCGTCCTGGTGTGGACACTGCATCCAGTACTCCAGCACCTGGAAGGCCCTGGCCCAGGACGTCaaag ACTGGCAGCAGGCCATCAGTGTTGGCGTGTTGGACTGCGCTCAGGAGGAAAACTTAGACGTGTGTAAAGAGTACAGCATCAAGTTCTACCCAACATTCAAA TATTTCAGGGCTCACAgtccagagacagacagagggaccACCtacacag GTGCAGACAGAGAGATCCAATCAGTGAGACAGTTGATGATCAACATCCTGCAGAACCACACCAAGCTGAACTGGCCTGATCCCTGTCCTCCACTGGAGCCCTACAG CTCAGCGGCGTTACTCCCTCTGATAGGTTGGAAGTCTGATCACTACACCGCCATCATCATCGAAGAACCAGACTCCTATGTCGGACGAGAG GTGATCCTGGACCTGCTGCAGTACTCGGGCCTGGAGGTGAGGAGAGCTCTGAGCTCTgatcgccccctgctggacgcaCTGAAGATCACCACCTTCCCTTCCGTCTACCTGCTGCATCCcaacgccacacacacactcctgcacgT tgagAAGAAGCTgcgtttcttcttctcctgcttgCTGAGGACGTTACCAGGAGTCCAGCGCAGGTTGGCGTTGGACCGATCCAGCGTGGGACAGATGGAGACGCCGCAGGACAAACAGAGCTCGGAGCCCTGGAGAGACTTTGACAG GTCCAAGGTGTACACAGCTGACCTGGAGTCAGCGCTCCACTACCTGCTGAGAGTTGAGCTGGCTACCCATAATTCTTTGGAGGGAGAGGAGCTGAAGATCTTCAAGGACTTTATCACTTTGGTCTCCAAG CTTTATCCAGGTGGAGGTTCTGTGGTGAAGCTCATGGAGactctctctgattggctgctcagTCTTCCGCTGCAGCGAATCCCCTACCAGGCTGTCCTGGACCTGGTCGACAACAAGATGAGG ATATCGGGTGTGTTCCTCGGGGCGGAGCTTCGTTGGGTCGGTTGCCAGGGCAGCAGGACGGGGCTACGAGGTTACCCATGTTCCCTCTGGACTCTATTCCACATCCTGACCGTCCAACATGATGCCATGCCCTCTGCACTGGAgaacacag GTCTGGAGGGCGAGGCGGCGCCGGTGCTCGATGTCATGCGTCGATACATCAGAACGTTCTTCGGCTGTGTGGAATGCGGCCGACATTTTGAAGACGCCGCCGCCAGCAGCATGGATAAAGTCCAGAGCAGAGAGGACCAGATCCTGTGGCTGTGGAACCAGCACAACCGCGTCAACGCCAGACTggctg GCACTCTGAGTGATGACCCCCTCTTCCCTAAATCTCCGTGGCCGAGCCCCTCCCTCTGCCCCTCTTGCCACGAGGAGAAAAATGGCGTCCACGCCTGGAATCAGGAGAATGTTCTCCTCTTCCTTAGACATCATTACGGATCCTCCAACCTGTTGCCCAAATATTCGCTGACAGCCCCACCGGtccccacccctcctcctcaACCCGGTCCTGGTCCAGTGAATACCAGACGGCCTCAGAAGGAGtaccgaggaggaggagaaggaagaagaaaagagccGCTACCTGAGACTAAGAAGCAGCCTGAACCTGGACTTCAGGCTCCAAAGAGGGAAGcagtggaggggggaggagtctGGATTCTGGGTCTGGGATTCGATAGCGTGGACATGAGTTTGTGTTTGGTTCTGTACATCTGCTCCTGCCTCTGCCTcatgctcctcttcttcttcttcaaattcCGCTCCAGGAGGTGGAAGCAGCGATACTCCCGCCTCCACGTGTGA
- the LOC137592425 gene encoding nucleus accumbens-associated protein 2-like isoform X2, giving the protein MSEGVLQVEIPDFGSSVLGSLNEQRLLGHYCDVSILVQGQAFKAHRAVLAASSLYFRDLFSTMADSSSSSCPSSVFELPSSVTPTCFQQILSFCYTGRLSMAASEQLVLMYTAGYLQIQNIVERGMELMMMKASSSSSPLCCDSQTNSAEELGTFETQTVQQQHIAPQLQEDHPDQPSMTPEELLLAVSRIKQERADTPAEENNGGGAGGGGVAEETRVEIVGELQSSRSSTLCYLGPGGSLVPGLQSYLLAGGGRSSPGGSSLLTDSPPSHPPTEEELDEDYYGSTVHPGLYQHIYGHPGNAYIQEKIDLLSLPLANERRPCVLVGRDNMALPASLISQIGYRCHPSLYTEGDPGEKVELVAGSGVFMTRGQLMNCHLCAGVKHKVLLRRLLATFFDRNTLANSCGTGIRSSTNDPSRKPLDNRVLNTVKRFVNAGSPRSSLSSLTASLPPPTPARVRGVEEDQEEEEEEEVREETRRCSPAAAPSSWTCGRSVHPTSAWRRHCAQSVVSVRWRGRERRRRRPPSCLTCSLLDLTGEEEEDEGEATRCRERRSPWKVKRTEEAGYRLNHPRTTPFPCPLPPLPRPPHTLLPSPPSPHLLT; this is encoded by the exons ATGTCAGAGGGGGTGCTCCAGGTGGAGATCCCTGACTTCGGCAGCAGTGTGCTGGGCAGCCTGAATGAGCAGCGGCTGCTAGGTCACTACTGCGACGTCTCAATCCTGGTGCAGGGTCAGGCCTTCAAGGCCCACCGGGCCGTCCTTGCTGCCTCCTCGCTGTACTTTAGAGATCTGTTCAGCACCATGGCcgactcctcttcatcctcttgccCCTCCTCAGTTTTCGAGCTGCCATCCTCGGTGACGCCCACATGTTTTCAACAAATTCTGTCTTTCTGCTACACGGGACGCCTCAGCATGGCCGCCAGTGAGCAGTTGGTGCTCATGTACACCGCTGGCTACCTGCAGATCCAGAACATCGTGGAGCGAGGGAtggagctgatgatgatgaaggcgtcctcctcctcatcacctctctgCTGCGACTCACAG aCAAACTCAGCAGAGGAACTTGGAACCTTTGAGACTCAGACTGTCCAACAGCAGCACATCGCCCCCCAGCTACAGGAGGACCACCCGGACCAGCCATCCATGACCCCAGAAGAGCTCCTGCTGGCTGTCAGTAGGATCAAGCAGGAGCGAGCTGACACTCCTGCTGAGGAGAACaatggaggaggagcaggagggggaggagttGCAGAGGAGACCAG AGTGGAAATTGTTGGGGAACTCCAGTCTTCGAGGAGCAGTACCCTGTGTTACCTGGGTCCAGGTGGCAGTTTGGTTCCAGGACTGCAGTCCTACCTGCTGGCAGGCGGAGGGCGTTCCAGTCCGGGAGGCTCCAGCCTTCTCACGGACTCCCCTCCTTCTCACCCTCCCActgaggaggagctggatgaggaTTACTATGGATCCACAGTCCACCCTGGACTCTACCAACACATCTATGGACATCCTGGAAATGCCTACA TCCAAGAGAAGATTGATTTGCTTTCCCTTCCATTGGCTAATGAACGTCGGCCCTGCGTGTTGGTTGGTCGAGACAACATGGCACTTCCTGCCAGTCTGATTAGTCAGATCGGCTACCGCTGCCATCCATCACTATACACTGAAGGAGACCCTGGAGAGAAGGTTGAGCTGGTGGCAG GTTCAGGTGTGTTCATGACACGAGGTCAGCTGATGAACTGTCACCTGTGTGCCGGAGTAAAACACAAGGTGCTGCTCAGGAGACTGTTGGCTACCTTCTTTGACCG AAACACTCTGGCCAATAGCTGTGGGACAGGAATCCGCTCATCCACCAATGATCCGAGCCGGAAGCCCCTGGACAACCGAGTGTTAAACACCGTCAAAC GGTTCGTAAACGCTGGCTCCCCAAGATCCAGTCTCTCCTCCCTGACAGCCTCCCTGCCTCCTCCCACCCCCGCAAGGGTAAGAGGGGtggaggaggaccaggaggaggaggaggaggaggaggtcagggAGGAGACGCGGCGGTGCAGCCCAGCAGCAGCCCCTTCGAGTTGGACCTGCGGCAGATCAGTGCATCCTACCTCAGCGTGGAGGCGCCACTGTGCACAGAGCGTCGTGAGCGTGAGGTGgcgggggagagagagaaggagaaggagaccaCCCTCTTGCCTCACCTGCAGTTTGCTGGATCTcacgggggaggaggaggaggacgagggggaGGCAACAAGGtgcagggagaggaggagccCATGGAAGGTGAAGCGGACGGAGGAGGCAGGCTACAGACTGAACCACCCCCGGACCACTCCCTTTCCCTGTCCtctacctcctcttcctcgtcctcctcacACCCTTCTCCCCAGCCCGCCGAGCCCGCACCTCCTCACATGA
- the LOC137592425 gene encoding nucleus accumbens-associated protein 2-like isoform X1, whose protein sequence is MSEGVLQVEIPDFGSSVLGSLNEQRLLGHYCDVSILVQGQAFKAHRAVLAASSLYFRDLFSTMADSSSSSCPSSVFELPSSVTPTCFQQILSFCYTGRLSMAASEQLVLMYTAGYLQIQNIVERGMELMMMKASSSSSPLCCDSQTNSAEELGTFETQTVQQQHIAPQLQEDHPDQPSMTPEELLLAVSRIKQERADTPAEENNGGGAGGGGVAEETRVEIVGELQSSRSSTLCYLGPGGSLVPGLQSYLLAGGGRSSPGGSSLLTDSPPSHPPTEEELDEDYYGSTVHPGLYQHIYGHPGNAYIQEKIDLLSLPLANERRPCVLVGRDNMALPASLISQIGYRCHPSLYTEGDPGEKVELVAGSGVFMTRGQLMNCHLCAGVKHKVLLRRLLATFFDRNTLANSCGTGIRSSTNDPSRKPLDNRVLNTVKLYCQNFAPNFKESEMNVIAADMCTNARRVRKRWLPKIQSLLPDSLPASSHPRKGKRGGGGPGGGGGGGGQGGDAAVQPSSSPFELDLRQISASYLSVEAPLCTERREREVAGEREKEKETTLLPHLQFAGSHGGGGGGRGGGNKVQGEEEPMEGEADGGGRLQTEPPPDHSLSLSSTSSSSSSSHPSPQPAEPAPPHMTDTDEPGAEPLEDSQ, encoded by the exons ATGTCAGAGGGGGTGCTCCAGGTGGAGATCCCTGACTTCGGCAGCAGTGTGCTGGGCAGCCTGAATGAGCAGCGGCTGCTAGGTCACTACTGCGACGTCTCAATCCTGGTGCAGGGTCAGGCCTTCAAGGCCCACCGGGCCGTCCTTGCTGCCTCCTCGCTGTACTTTAGAGATCTGTTCAGCACCATGGCcgactcctcttcatcctcttgccCCTCCTCAGTTTTCGAGCTGCCATCCTCGGTGACGCCCACATGTTTTCAACAAATTCTGTCTTTCTGCTACACGGGACGCCTCAGCATGGCCGCCAGTGAGCAGTTGGTGCTCATGTACACCGCTGGCTACCTGCAGATCCAGAACATCGTGGAGCGAGGGAtggagctgatgatgatgaaggcgtcctcctcctcatcacctctctgCTGCGACTCACAG aCAAACTCAGCAGAGGAACTTGGAACCTTTGAGACTCAGACTGTCCAACAGCAGCACATCGCCCCCCAGCTACAGGAGGACCACCCGGACCAGCCATCCATGACCCCAGAAGAGCTCCTGCTGGCTGTCAGTAGGATCAAGCAGGAGCGAGCTGACACTCCTGCTGAGGAGAACaatggaggaggagcaggagggggaggagttGCAGAGGAGACCAG AGTGGAAATTGTTGGGGAACTCCAGTCTTCGAGGAGCAGTACCCTGTGTTACCTGGGTCCAGGTGGCAGTTTGGTTCCAGGACTGCAGTCCTACCTGCTGGCAGGCGGAGGGCGTTCCAGTCCGGGAGGCTCCAGCCTTCTCACGGACTCCCCTCCTTCTCACCCTCCCActgaggaggagctggatgaggaTTACTATGGATCCACAGTCCACCCTGGACTCTACCAACACATCTATGGACATCCTGGAAATGCCTACA TCCAAGAGAAGATTGATTTGCTTTCCCTTCCATTGGCTAATGAACGTCGGCCCTGCGTGTTGGTTGGTCGAGACAACATGGCACTTCCTGCCAGTCTGATTAGTCAGATCGGCTACCGCTGCCATCCATCACTATACACTGAAGGAGACCCTGGAGAGAAGGTTGAGCTGGTGGCAG GTTCAGGTGTGTTCATGACACGAGGTCAGCTGATGAACTGTCACCTGTGTGCCGGAGTAAAACACAAGGTGCTGCTCAGGAGACTGTTGGCTACCTTCTTTGACCG AAACACTCTGGCCAATAGCTGTGGGACAGGAATCCGCTCATCCACCAATGATCCGAGCCGGAAGCCCCTGGACAACCGAGTGTTAAACACCGTCAAAC tctaTTGTCAGAACTTTGCTCCCAACTTTAAGGAGAGCGAAATGAACGTCATCGCAGCTGACATGTGCACCAACGCCCGCAGGGTTCGTAAACGCTGGCTCCCCAAGATCCAGTCTCTCCTCCCTGACAGCCTCCCTGCCTCCTCCCACCCCCGCAAGGGTAAGAGGGGtggaggaggaccaggaggaggaggaggaggaggaggtcagggAGGAGACGCGGCGGTGCAGCCCAGCAGCAGCCCCTTCGAGTTGGACCTGCGGCAGATCAGTGCATCCTACCTCAGCGTGGAGGCGCCACTGTGCACAGAGCGTCGTGAGCGTGAGGTGgcgggggagagagagaaggagaaggagaccaCCCTCTTGCCTCACCTGCAGTTTGCTGGATCTcacgggggaggaggaggaggacgagggggaGGCAACAAGGtgcagggagaggaggagccCATGGAAGGTGAAGCGGACGGAGGAGGCAGGCTACAGACTGAACCACCCCCGGACCACTCCCTTTCCCTGTCCtctacctcctcttcctcgtcctcctcacACCCTTCTCCCCAGCCCGCCGAGCCCGCACCTCCTCACATGACCGACACAGATGAGCCAGGGGCGGAGCCTCTGGAAGACAGCCAATAA